From Candidatus Methylomirabilis lanthanidiphila:
GGGGGAACGGGGGGATTTCGGGACCGGAGTAAGGGACTTTCCAACCAATACCTGGAAGACGCAGGCGACCGCTCCTGCTGAATCCGGAGCGGTCGCCCACTGTCGCCAGACGTATAACTACGGCACGGCGAGGCTGTTGCTGGTCACGTAGGCCGAGCACGTGGACCCATTGCACGCACGCACCCGGTAACGGTACGTCCCGGCCGACGACACGGTATTGAGGATGGTGTTGGTGTTGGCTGCGAAGGGCGAGCCGGTCACGGTGGAGTACGAACAGAAGCCAAAGGTCAGTCGGCACCGCTGCACCTGGTAGCTCGTCTCATTGGTGGCGACGTCCGTCCAGCTTACCCTGACCTGGCGAGTCGCATTCAACACGGCCGTCACGCCCGTCGGCGCGCAAACGGCGCCGGAGCAGACGGGGTTCACGGTGATCGTGAAGGTTTGCGTCGCGCTGGTGTTCACGTTGGGCGCGACGCCGCTACCGCTATCCTGCAGTTGCACGCCAATCGTCGACGTGCCGCTGGTGCCGGACGGCGTATAGGTCAGCGTGCCGGTCGACGAGATCGCCGGCGGCGTCGTAAAGATCGCGGGGCTGCTGTTGCTGACGATATTAAAGGTCAGCGTCTGGCCCGATTCATCCGTGGCCGTGCCGGGTCCGGGCATGATATTGGTCGCCCAGCCGTTCACGGTCTGCGCCCCCGCGTTGACCGAGACTGTCTGGTTGCCGCCCTTCGTAAAGCTCGGGGCGTCATTGACGGCATTGACCGTAATGTCGACCGTGGCCGGAGCGGAGGGCCCCGAGCCGTCGTTGACCGTGAAGGTAAAGCTATCCGGCCCGTTGTAGTTTAACGCCGGCGCGTAGGTAAGGTTCGGCGCCGTCCCGGAAAGGGTACCGTGGGTTGGCCCTGTAGCCACCTGGTAGGTCAGAGTATCTCCGTCAAGGTCGGTGCCCGTCAGCGTAATACCGACGGACGTGTCCTCGTTGGTCGTCTTACTCTGCGGGTCCGCCGTCGGCGCCTGATTCACCATGGCGACCGACAGGGTGGCGCTGTTATTGCTTGTGCTGGACTCGGTCGCTCCCCCCCAGGTGGAGGGGTCAGGCGTCACCGAGGCCGTCAGGATATGGGGCTGCCCCGCAGGCGCCGTCGGCGTCCAGGTGAAGTCCACTGGGGTCGTCGGGCAGGTGCTCAACGGGATGGTGTAGTCTGGATAGGTCGTCGTATCCACGCAACCGGTCAGGGCTACGGGCTGTGACGTGACCTGGCTTACGGTTCCACCGGTGGTGTCTATGAGCGTCACCGTGAACGTTTCAGAGGCGTAGCCATTGTTCCTTACGGTGACCGTCACGGTCTGGGGAGTTCCAACCGTTGCAGGCAGCACCGACGGCGGGGTGATTGGCCGAACCTCCACGTCATGGAACACCGCTCTGACACGTATCTGTACCCTGGCCTGGCTGGTATAGCCGTGATCGTCGGTCGCCGTCAGGAAGATGTCGCTGCTGCCGCCGCCGCCGAAGCCGCCGCCGAAGCCGCCACTAACGGGGGCCGTCATATCGTAGGAAGTGATGAAGTCTGCCGGGTCGCCATCTTCGAAGGGGAACGTCTGACCGGTGACGGTGACCTCTTCCTCTGCCGTCCAGGTACACGACGGTGGTAAGCTTGCCAAGAGGCTTTCCGGGTCGCTGCACTTGCCTTGGACGGGGATCGTCTCGAACCCGTCTCCGCCAACGTCAATCAGGGTCACTCGCGGAGTAGTAGACCCGGAGGGTATGGTGAACGGCGGAGCCCCGGAGGCGGACTGGATGGCGGCCGTCGGCGGCAGGTTGTGGCTCGCCCTGACCGCAACATCGGCGCAACCCGGCGCCGAAGAGAGGTTGTTGACGCACAGCCGGTAGAAGTAGTCGGTGTAATCGCTGCCGGTGGCGAGAGTCTGGGGGAGATTTGGTATCGCCGCAGGCGGCGTGAGAGAGCCGGACGCCACCGTGCTGTTGATGCCCCCGCCGAGGCCAGCGATCGAATACCACGCATACTCGGTCAGATCTCCGCAGAAGGTGTTGTAGGACGCGCTTCCGACCAGCGTCACGTCGACGTTTTCGTCTCCTTCCGCAGGAGTGGCCTCGTCGTCAAAGGCCACGTATCGGGTGTTGGCCGCATCGTACATCACCTGGCCCGGCGCCGTGGATTTGGTGGCGACGGAGGCCACGGCGACCGGCGTCGAACCGGGTGCGCAGGTCCCGAGGTGGACCTCGGCGCCCCCGGAACTGCTGTCACCATTGTCCTGGTCCTCGGTGGAGGGGTTGGCGGTGCCGACGAGGAGGGCCGGTCCCGGGCCTACTCCGCCAGGCCCCGCGTTGGGCCAGTTCGGAACCGAGGCCAGCGTCCGCACGCCATAGTTGTTGCTGTTGCCCATGCCGTTGTTGTTGACGGTATTGGCGGCAGTGTTCCAGGTGACGCCGTCTTTGCTCTTCAGCAGGTCGAAGCCGCCGGGGTTGCTTTGGCTGCCCCCGCCCCCCGTGTGGAGCGTCCCGATGTACAGGAAATTTCCGGATGCGGACGGGTCGGTGGCGCCGTCGTTATGGACCGCCATACGCCAGATGTAGCCGAACGGCCCGCTGCTGTACCCGCCGGTGACAGGCGCCGTGCCGCCGCTCGGCCCCGTGCCGAACCCGGCCGCCATGTTGCCCAGCGGGAAGCACGCATCCACCGTCCCGACCGACCCGCCAAAATTAAACTGGGTACGGTCGGTATTGACAGTCGTCTGGCAGTTGAAATTAGCGGCGATCGCAGAATCGGCATTCATCGCGTCCATCACGCTCTTTTGTCGCGGCGAGCCCACAATCAGGTCCCACGTCCCGTCTGTATTGATGCGGAACAGCTCGGCTCGGCTGTTCTGAAATACGGCGGCGTCGCTTGTCCCGATGTACAGTGCGTCGCCGCTGCCGCCGTTGTGGACCTGCATGGCCGAGACGCCCGCGCTGTCCGGCAGACCATCCGACGGGATGGGTCGGCCGCCGCCCGCTGTGATGACCCGCTGCCAATTCAGACTGTTGGCAACGCAAAGGGTGCTGGAGCTGGTGGGGATGGGACACTCGGACGCCGGCAGCCTCCAGACCTGGACGCCGGTGGTGCGATTGCTGACCCCGATGTAGAGGTCGCCGTTGAAGACACCCATCTGGAACATGCCAAGGTTGTCGGGATCGCCTAGGGTCGGGTGCGTCTTGACATTGACGATCGTCTGCCAGGTGGATGAGGTGCTGGCCGGATTGCTGTTGCACAGCACCACCGGGTTGACGGGCAGGTCCTCATCCTCATAGGAGCCGGCCGGCGCGGCGCAGACCCGCCCCCGCCAGATGAGGATCGAGCGATAGCCCAGGTCAACGTTGGGTATATTACTGAGATTGTTTAACCCGGTGAGGGTCGTGATAGGAGCAATAGTGGCCAGTCCGTTGATGGAGGCCACATTGAAGGTGGTGCCGTTCGTCGAATGGAGGACGCGCCCGCCGAGGCCGAAGGCCGCGACCCACAGGCGCGGGGTCGCGTCGAGGGGTAAGTCTGTATTCGTGCTCACGGTCATGCCGCGGTAGCCGATATCGCGCGGCATGTCCGCGGCCACGCCGAGGTTAGGAAATCCCTGGCACGCTGAAATAAAAAATGATCCCCCCGAAACGATACACGGCGACTGCAGCACCCGTGTCCATGATCCCGTAGCCCCGCCCGGCCCGGCCGGAGTATACGCCCAGATCTCGGCTTTCTGGTCCGCGCCGGGCTCCGGGAATCCATCGCCGTTGGCATCCGACTGGGGGCACAACGGATCCTCGGAGTCGATCAGGAAACACCCGACATCCCGAACGGTTCCCACGTAATACTTACCGTTGAACCAGGCCGATGACCAGGTGTAGCTGTTCCGCTGGCGATTGATATACGTGTTCCACCCGTCCGGCTGGGGATTGAGGGCCGACGCGATGGCGTCCGTCGCGTTGTTCTGCGTATAGGTCCCGCCATTGTTGATGGTTTCCCAGAACCCTCTCCGGGCGATCTCTGCGAAGTCCTCTTTGCCGTTGAGCCCGAAGTGCTTCGCGTCAACCTTCCCGACGAGGGCTAAGACGCCGAGAAAGGCCATACCAACGAGCAGCCATGGTCGGATTTTTAAAACCATTATCCTTCCCTCCCTCGCGAGGACCTGGTCCTCAGCCAACAACCGGTCTCAGCGCGCCGGTTCGCTTGCGCATGAGCGCCCGCTCAGGTGACGCTCCGAATCAGCATCGTGAAGGGTGAATGAACCACCACACCCGTTCGATGCCCCGCTCAACTCTTTCAAAAACTTCCGCACATGCCGTACCAGCACCTTCGGTTTCGACAACGCGAAGAAATGCGCGGCCTTCTTTACAGTAGCCACCCGGCAATTCGGCATTGCCGCCTGCAGGCGCGGGGCGGTCTGAAGCCAGCGGGATGTCTCCCCGAAAATCACCAGGGTGGGCTGGCGGACCTCCGCGATTCGCTCCACTGTCAGGCCCGCGACCTCCTGCGCCTCGGTCAGGGCGGTGGTCGTGTCCAGCAGTCGCTGCAGCCGCCGGTTGGACCGCTCGGCGAGCTTGCGCAATCCAAAGGGAAACAAACGGGGGGCGGACAGCGACTGTCTGGCGATATACACCAGGTCGGAGAATTTATCGTCCGGGATCGACAACCCCCGCTTTTTGAGCAGCGCCTGCGAATCGCGCAAATACGGCCATTGCGTCAGGTCGATGAACGGCTGCAGGGCCGCCAGGCCTGGGTCCGCCAGCACCAGACTCGCCACCCGGTCGGGATAGAGCGCGGCGGTGTGCAGGGCGATGGACGCGCCGAAGCTGTGACCGACGATATGGGCCTTTTTGATCCCAAGATTTTCCATGAGTGCGTCGAGATCGGCCGCCATGTGCGCCGAGGTATAGCCGCTCGGCGTGGCCTCGCTATAGCCGTGTCCACGCAGATCGTAGGCGGTGACCCGGAACTCCTTGGCCAGCAACGGCATGACCCCGATGTACCAGGCAGACAGGTCGCCCGTCACGCCGTGGATCAGGACCAGGTCCTGGCCCTGCCCCGCTTGCTGATAATGGATCTCGATCCCGTTCGCGACGACTTTCGGCACAATCTCCCCCTTTTAGTCCACGTACCCCAACGCCTTGAGTCTGGCCATCACCTCTTGCTCCCCCTCGCCCTCCACCGCCACGGATGGAAACGTCTCGGGGGGAATGGTCGGCCCGCCCATCATGATCGGATGCGTCGTCACGAACGCCGGCTTAAACAGACCCGGCGGCACTCGCCCCTCCAGATCCTCAGGAACCGGAATCCCCAGAGCATAGAGAAGGATCGGAGTCGCGTCAAGCACCGAAATCTGCGGGAGGCTCGCGCCGTTCGCGACCGCCGGTCCGCGGGCCAGGAAGATCCCCTCTGGCCGGTGGCTTCCGATGGTTTCGGCTCTGCGGTGAAGCGCCGTATCCGATGGCACCGTGGACGGCGCCCCGCCGTTCCGCAGCGCAAACGTCAAGTCGGGGGCGATGTCCGCCAGTGGGCCCGAAAACGCCTCCTCGCGCGTCCAGACCCTGGTCACCACCGGCTGTCCGGTTGCAGGGTCTGTGAATGCCCGCAGCGCGTCCGCCAGCCTTTGTCGAAACGGCAGGTAGTCGGCGGGCGGCACGCCCTCCTCTCCCCTGGTGCCGGCCACGCAGATGTGGATGCCGTAGCTGCTGGGCGTCCTGGCGTAGGCGGTCGTCCCGCTCCAGTCGATCAGCCGGTCCATCGACCCGATCATCCCGAGATTCAGCCCCAGCGCGCCGGCCGCCTGCTCGTTGGGCGCCCCGTTGCCCGCCCATTTCAGGTAGCCGTTCTGATGGAGCCAACTGTTGACGTAAAAGATGTTGTCCGAGGGTCCGAAGCCGTGATCGGAGACGAAAAAAACGTTCGCGTCCTCGCCGGCCAACGTGACGGCCTCGGCGATGATCCCGTCGAGCTGCCGGAAGTAGTCGAGGCAGAGTCGGCGAAGGCCCTCGTCACGCGGCGACAGCCGCTCAGCCCGGCAGGCGGGGTCGAGCAGCCGCCAGAAGAGGTGCTGGAGTTTGTCGACCCCGTCGAACACGATCGCCGTCAGATGACTCGGCTCCGTCCGCATCAGCCAGGTCAGGATCTCGAACCACTGCCGCTCCCGCCGGATGTGAAACCTCGCCCACTCCTCCTGCTCCTCCTGGGCGCACCCTTCCACCGCCTTCTGCTCCAGGTCGATGTTCATCGCCAGCTCCTTGGCGAGGAATCCGGGGAGGCCCTTCAGGCGGTCGTACAGGCCGGCGGGGTAGCAGTAGTGTCGGAGGTACCGCCACAGCACCCAGCCCGGCACCACGTGTCCCGCGATCGGCCGCGGCGGGGCCATGAGCGGGAAGTTCAGCGTCGTGGAGGTCAGCCTATGACGGCTGGCCATCGACCAGACGGTCTCACACTGGACGTGCGAAGAGTTCGCAAACCGGACATAGCGGGTATCGGGCGACTCGTAGGTGAAGAAATCGACGATACCGTGGTTCCCCGGGCTGCGCCCGGTCATAATGGAGGTCCACGCGGGCGGGGTGAGCGGCGGAACCACTGAGCGGAGTTCGGCCCGCGTCCCCGACTCGACGAATCGCTTGAGGAACGGCATGACCCCCTCCTCCATCAGCGGATCGAGGATCGAAAAGGTCGCCCCGTCAAGGCCGATCAGCAGGCAGCGGCCGCTCATCACGCCCCCTCCACGCGCGCGTGAGGCGCATCATCATTCAGGTGGGGTCGAAGAAAATCGATCAGCTCGCCGACATGCAGGTCCTTTGCATTGCGCTCGCCCAGACTCGCCAGGAACTCGGCGTACGGAAACCGCCGCCGGTAATGCGCCTCGATCGCCTCGCCGAGGACGACGGCGTCGATCGACTCAAATCCCAGGTCGGCAAAGAACCGTGTCTCCCGGGTGATCGTTTCCGAGTACTCCCAGTCTGTCAGGCCCTTAATGACGCCGATCAGGTCGGCGAGAATCACGTCGTCGCTTACATGCACAGCGTTAACCCCTTTCGCAGATAGTGCTCGCGACCGCCCAGTCGTCTTCGCGGGCGGTGTAGACGGCCAGCGGCGCCACGGCCAGCTCGGGATGCGCCCGCGCGAGCCCCTCGCCGAGCATGACCTCCACCCTGCCTGTTGCGCGATCCAGGCTGCAGACCCGCAATGAACGCGGGCCTTCCGCCAATCCTTTGCCCAGCGCCTTGGCCGCAGCCTCCTTGGCGCACCACAGCCGTGCGACCCATTCGTCCCGCGCCGGACCCGGGAACGCATCCAGGAGGACCCGCTCGTCCCGGCTGAAGGCGATCTCCTGGAACGCCTCGTCCCGGGGGCGGATCCGCTCGATGTCGATCCCCGGCCGCCCGCCTTCGGCGCACCATCCGGCGAGCGCGACCGCGCGCCCGTCGCTGTGAGCAATGGAGATCGACGGCATGATCGCCGACTCGTCGGAGCCCGCCAGCCGCGCGAACGGACGTCCGTCCGCATCCTGGCAAATTTCGATGTCCGCCGGAAAGACGGCCCTCCCGTCGCGTTCTTTCATAAGCTGCCGCACGGCATCCTTGGCGGCGGCCCGGCCGAAGAGCCATTCCGATCGCCGAATATCACGGCCTTTCAGATTCTGCCACTGTTGCCGCTCGGTGCGCGAAAGCAGGGTGTGTACCAGCGTGCGCATGGTCATGGCCCGGGTATGTTCCGGCGTGGGGTCCACCCGCCGGCAGACACACTGTCCGTCCTGCGGGAGCCCCTTGACCGGCGTCGCCCAGGGTAGACTGAGCAGATATCGTTTCGGGAGGCGACAGAAATCGTACAGCTCCTGCGACCAGAAAAATCGCCAGTCCTCCCAGCCCACCATCCGAACGATGATCTGTCCGTCCGGGTTGAAGAGGCTTATGGTGGCGCGGAGTTGAAACGGGGTCACTTGCTGGATCTCCGTCTCGCACCTCACCCGCTCCGACACGGCAGGCGGCGGGCCATACAGCTCGAGCGCCGCCAGCCGGAGGGGAAACAAGACATACCCGCCGTCTAAATGTTCCACCGCCCAAGGGCCAATAGGTTGCGCGGCGGCGTCCAGCAGTACCGGATCCAGCAGCAGGGTCGGGATACCGCCGGATCGGAACAGATTCGTCCGCGGCAGAACCTGCAGATGCGCCAGGATGCCGTTCTCCCCCACACTGTCGAGCGACGCGACCCCCTGAAAACACGGCCCGTGAAACATCCGCTTTTCCTCGTACAACTGCGTCGCCGTGAGGGGGCACGGCCGCTCCGATCTGAGCGAGAGATGCGTAAGGACGGGCGGCTGCGGATAGGCGTCGGCAAAGGTGACGATCCCTTCGACCGTTGGCGTGCCTGTCGGCGCCTTGGCCTCCGGATCGCTGCCCAGATTCCAGATGCGGACCTCGACCTCTTCTCCGGTTGCGCGCGTCCGGGCTGCAATTTCAAGCGTGATGGGCGTGTCCACCTCGACCCACTGGCGGATTTCGATCTGCCGCAGTCCTGCCGGCATCTTGCCCGGCATCAGCAACGACGCCGCCTCCGCCATCATCTCCATGAACATCGTAAACGGCATCACCGGCAGCGCCTCCAGCGTCATATCGACGTCGGACGCTTTGGACCCCTGGCACCCGAAGCAGTGATCCAGGAGAAACAGGTCCTCTTCCACATCGAGGCGTCTTCGGATCACCGCCTCCCTGCCCGGCGTCAGCGTGATGATCGTGCCGATAAAAGGCAGCGACGGCGTCGAGGGCTGATCCGCGATCTCGGGCGCGGGACCTTCTTCCGGGCCGTCCAGAAATACCTCCATGATCTGCTGCTCCACCGTGAGGAAGCGCTCCATGGTCCGCAGGTGATCCTGCATGACCGGCGAGGCCGTATCGGCGGCCGGCCAGGCCGGACCGACCTCGTATGGGACGGCGGCGATGCGCTCCGCCTGATCGAGCGGCGTCCCGACGGCGGCGAGGCTTTCCGCCTCTACCGGAGCATCCGGGAGACGCGCGCCTGCCTGTCCGGCGGGCGTCGATGTCCCGTTCGTCGCGGCGGCGGCGGATCGAGACCTCAGGGCCCCGGCGCGCTCTGGTGGAATCCGCATCGCAGGAAGATCCAGCGGCAGGACGACCGAGGAGGGCGGCCTCGCCGCCCGACCGGACGCCGGCGCCGGCCCATCCATTGCAATGCGCCGCGGCGACCGGCGCGCATACAGGTAGTCCAATCGCATCGGCACACCCTGAGCGGCCAGCACCCCGATCGCGTGGTTGAGCTGCGTGATGCTTGAACGCTGCGGCACGTCACAGCCGATCGCGAGGTGAGGCCGGCCCCGGAGGATATCGTCCACGAAGGCCGCGACGTTCCCCCTGGGTCCCACCTCCACAAAGATTCGCGCCCCGGCGCCATATAACGCCTTGATCGACCCGGTCAGCTCCACCGGACGGGACCACAGCTCGGCCATCTGCGCCTTGATCTGCTCCGGCTCCCGGGAATAGGGCGCCATCGTCTGACAGGAATAGACCTCGATCTGAGGCGGAGAGAGCGACAGATTGTCGAGGAACTCCCGCAGCGGCTGCTCGGCGGCTGCAAACAGCGATGTATGATACGCCCGATTGAACGGCAACCGCTGGCAGACCACCCCCATCGTTCGCAACCGCTCCATCGCCGCTTCGACGGTCTCTTCCCGTCCGGCGATGACGACCTGGTGCGGGCAGTTGTCCATGGCGATATGAAGCGGCTCACCGATCTGCCGGAGGAGGCCCGCCACCACCGCCCGATCGG
This genomic window contains:
- a CDS encoding Alpha/beta hydrolase fold protein encodes the protein MPKVVANGIEIHYQQAGQGQDLVLIHGVTGDLSAWYIGVMPLLAKEFRVTAYDLRGHGYSEATPSGYTSAHMAADLDALMENLGIKKAHIVGHSFGASIALHTAALYPDRVASLVLADPGLAALQPFIDLTQWPYLRDSQALLKKRGLSIPDDKFSDLVYIARQSLSAPRLFPFGLRKLAERSNRRLQRLLDTTTALTEAQEVAGLTVERIAEVRQPTLVIFGETSRWLQTAPRLQAAMPNCRVATVKKAAHFFALSKPKVLVRHVRKFLKELSGASNGCGGSFTLHDADSERHLSGRSCASEPAR
- a CDS encoding 3-oxoacyl-ACP synthase, with product MIAPCVGRAGDIAIIGMACIFPGAPDLDTYWRNIVAGVDAVTDVPPGRWDPEQFFDPVSSAGDRLYCKRGGYLGDLARFDPLEYGIMPIALDGGEPAQLLSLRVAHEALADAGYADRPFNRDRAELIFGYGSYVSRGHANRLMHTIGIEQTLQILKTLHPEYTAEELETIKRELRASLPSFSVDTAASMIPNLTTGRIANRLDLMGANFTVDAACASSLIATDLAVRDLGAYRCDLALVGAVHLATHVPFLSVFCHLNALSRQSEIRPFDENADGTLPGEGVGVMVLKRCEEAERDGDRIYAVIKGVGTSSDGRGLGPFAPRVEGEELAMRRAYEAAGISPDSVELIEAHGTATPVGDSAEMQALARVFGPRKGLLPTCAVGTVKSMIGHAMPAAGMAGLIKTALALHHKILPPTLHCRTPNPAFELEKTPLYINTETRPWIHGAPDAPRRAGVSAFGFGGVNAHVILEEHPGSGDGDTSSRSLHWETEVCLVQGASRQELIDQARRVEQWLIRDPAITLKDLAYTLNAELRTGSLRLAVVASSLEDLRQKLAQARERLTDPACRQIKDVRGVYFFEESLLAGGKLVFLFPGEGGQYPNMLKDLCLHFPEVRATFDACDQIFQKKDGALLPSQYIFPIPGSSETERGEAERRLWEIGGALQAIQGANWALFTLLRRLEIQPDYLLGHSSGEYSALVAAGVLGGDAVMRECVVALCDTSDRLEAEGKVPTAALAAVGTDRAVVAGLLRQIGEPLHIAMDNCPHQVVIAGREETVEAAMERLRTMGVVCQRLPFNRAYHTSLFAAAEQPLREFLDNLSLSPPQIEVYSCQTMAPYSREPEQIKAQMAELWSRPVELTGSIKALYGAGARIFVEVGPRGNVAAFVDDILRGRPHLAIGCDVPQRSSITQLNHAIGVLAAQGVPMRLDYLYARRSPRRIAMDGPAPASGRAARPPSSVVLPLDLPAMRIPPERAGALRSRSAAAATNGTSTPAGQAGARLPDAPVEAESLAAVGTPLDQAERIAAVPYEVGPAWPAADTASPVMQDHLRTMERFLTVEQQIMEVFLDGPEEGPAPEIADQPSTPSLPFIGTIITLTPGREAVIRRRLDVEEDLFLLDHCFGCQGSKASDVDMTLEALPVMPFTMFMEMMAEAASLLMPGKMPAGLRQIEIRQWVEVDTPITLEIAARTRATGEEVEVRIWNLGSDPEAKAPTGTPTVEGIVTFADAYPQPPVLTHLSLRSERPCPLTATQLYEEKRMFHGPCFQGVASLDSVGENGILAHLQVLPRTNLFRSGGIPTLLLDPVLLDAAAQPIGPWAVEHLDGGYVLFPLRLAALELYGPPPAVSERVRCETEIQQVTPFQLRATISLFNPDGQIIVRMVGWEDWRFFWSQELYDFCRLPKRYLLSLPWATPVKGLPQDGQCVCRRVDPTPEHTRAMTMRTLVHTLLSRTERQQWQNLKGRDIRRSEWLFGRAAAKDAVRQLMKERDGRAVFPADIEICQDADGRPFARLAGSDESAIMPSISIAHSDGRAVALAGWCAEGGRPGIDIERIRPRDEAFQEIAFSRDERVLLDAFPGPARDEWVARLWCAKEAAAKALGKGLAEGPRSLRVCSLDRATGRVEVMLGEGLARAHPELAVAPLAVYTAREDDWAVASTICERG
- a CDS encoding Type I phosphodiesterase / nucleotide pyrophosphatase, whose translation is MSGRCLLIGLDGATFSILDPLMEEGVMPFLKRFVESGTRAELRSVVPPLTPPAWTSIMTGRSPGNHGIVDFFTYESPDTRYVRFANSSHVQCETVWSMASRHRLTSTTLNFPLMAPPRPIAGHVVPGWVLWRYLRHYCYPAGLYDRLKGLPGFLAKELAMNIDLEQKAVEGCAQEEQEEWARFHIRRERQWFEILTWLMRTEPSHLTAIVFDGVDKLQHLFWRLLDPACRAERLSPRDEGLRRLCLDYFRQLDGIIAEAVTLAGEDANVFFVSDHGFGPSDNIFYVNSWLHQNGYLKWAGNGAPNEQAAGALGLNLGMIGSMDRLIDWSGTTAYARTPSSYGIHICVAGTRGEEGVPPADYLPFRQRLADALRAFTDPATGQPVVTRVWTREEAFSGPLADIAPDLTFALRNGGAPSTVPSDTALHRRAETIGSHRPEGIFLARGPAVANGASLPQISVLDATPILLYALGIPVPEDLEGRVPPGLFKPAFVTTHPIMMGGPTIPPETFPSVAVEGEGEQEVMARLKALGYVD
- a CDS encoding cellulase; translation: MVLKIRPWLLVGMAFLGVLALVGKVDAKHFGLNGKEDFAEIARRGFWETINNGGTYTQNNATDAIASALNPQPDGWNTYINRQRNSYTWSSAWFNGKYYVGTVRDVGCFLIDSEDPLCPQSDANGDGFPEPGADQKAEIWAYTPAGPGGATGSWTRVLQSPCIVSGGSFFISACQGFPNLGVAADMPRDIGYRGMTVSTNTDLPLDATPRLWVAAFGLGGRVLHSTNGTTFNVASINGLATIAPITTLTGLNNLSNIPNVDLGYRSILIWRGRVCAAPAGSYEDEDLPVNPVVLCNSNPASTSSTWQTIVNVKTHPTLGDPDNLGMFQMGVFNGDLYIGVSNRTTGVQVWRLPASECPIPTSSSTLCVANSLNWQRVITAGGGRPIPSDGLPDSAGVSAMQVHNGGSGDALYIGTSDAAVFQNSRAELFRINTDGTWDLIVGSPRQKSVMDAMNADSAIAANFNCQTTVNTDRTQFNFGGSVGTVDACFPLGNMAAGFGTGPSGGTAPVTGGYSSGPFGYIWRMAVHNDGATDPSASGNFLYIGTLHTGGGGSQSNPGGFDLLKSKDGVTWNTAANTVNNNGMGNSNNYGVRTLASVPNWPNAGPGGVGPGPALLVGTANPSTEDQDNGDSSSGGAEVHLGTCAPGSTPVAVASVATKSTAPGQVMYDAANTRYVAFDDEATPAEGDENVDVTLVGSASYNTFCGDLTEYAWYSIAGLGGGINSTVASGSLTPPAAIPNLPQTLATGSDYTDYFYRLCVNNLSSAPGCADVAVRASHNLPPTAAIQSASGAPPFTIPSGSTTPRVTLIDVGGDGFETIPVQGKCSDPESLLASLPPSCTWTAEEEVTVTGQTFPFEDGDPADFITSYDMTAPVSGGFGGGFGGGGSSDIFLTATDDHGYTSQARVQIRVRAVFHDVEVRPITPPSVLPATVGTPQTVTVTVRNNGYASETFTVTLIDTTGGTVSQVTSQPVALTGCVDTTTYPDYTIPLSTCPTTPVDFTWTPTAPAGQPHILTASVTPDPSTWGGATESSTSNNSATLSVAMVNQAPTADPQSKTTNEDTSVGITLTGTDLDGDTLTYQVATGPTHGTLSGTAPNLTYAPALNYNGPDSFTFTVNDGSGPSAPATVDITVNAVNDAPSFTKGGNQTVSVNAGAQTVNGWATNIMPGPGTATDESGQTLTFNIVSNSSPAIFTTPPAISSTGTLTYTPSGTSGTSTIGVQLQDSGSGVAPNVNTSATQTFTITVNPVCSGAVCAPTGVTAVLNATRQVRVSWTDVATNETSYQVQRCRLTFGFCSYSTVTGSPFAANTNTILNTVSSAGTYRYRVRACNGSTCSAYVTSNSLAVP